Proteins encoded in a region of the Globicephala melas chromosome 1, mGloMel1.2, whole genome shotgun sequence genome:
- the DMRTA2 gene encoding doublesex- and mab-3-related transcription factor A2, whose translation MRSSPQVSPLFPRCSTPGPAMELRSELPSVPGAPTAAATATGPPVASVASVAAAAAAAASLPVSVAGGLLRAPPLLLRAAEKYPRTPKCARCRNHGVVSALKGHKRYCRWKDCLCAKCTLIAERQRVMAAQVALRRQQAQEENEARELQLLYGTAEGLALAAANGIIPPRPAYEVFGSVCAADGGGPGAGAPAGTGGGAAGAGSSEAKLQKFDVFPKTLLQAGRAGSPQPPPGKPLSPDGADSGPGTSSPEVRAGSGSENGDGESFSGSPLARASKEAGGSCPGSAGPGGGGEEDSPGSTSPLGSESGSEVDKEEAEAAPAPGLGGGPGPRQRTPLDILTRVFPGHRRGVLELVLQGCGGDVVQAIEQVLNHHRGGLAAGLGPAVPPDKAAVGAVVAADDAWPGRVDAAAAGGPGLPAPLQAGPAAPPHHRPLLAGAMAPGALGSLSSRSAFSPLQPNASHFGADAGAYPLGAPLGLSPLRLAYSAAAAHSRGLAFMAPYSTAGLVPTLGFRPPMDYAFSDLMRDRSAAAAAVHKEPTYGGGLYGPMVNGAPEKQ comes from the exons ATGCGCTCCTCACCGCAAgtttctcccctcttcccacGGTGTTCCACGCCAGGTCCTGCCATGGAGCTGCGCTCCGAGTTGCCCAGCGTACCCGGCGCGCCGACGGCGGCTGCGACAGCGACGGGCCCGCCCGTGGCTTCGGTGGCGTCggtggcagcggcggcggcagcggccgcTTCGCTACCTGTGAGCGTGGCGGGCGGCTTGCTACGAGCGCCGCCGCTGTTGTTGCGGGCTGCGGAGAAGTACCCGCGGACCCCCAAGTGCGCGCGCTGCCGCAACCACGGCGTGGTGTCTGCGCTCAAGGGCCACAAGCGCTACTGCCGCTGGAAGGACTGCCTGTGCGCCAAGTGCACGCTCATCGCCGAGCGCCAGCGCGTCATGGCGGCGCAGGTGGCGCTGCGCAGGCAACAGGCGCAGGAAGAGAACGAGGCGCGCGAGTTACAGCTCCTCTACggcactgccgagggcctggcgCTGGCCGCCGCCAACGGCATCATCCCGCCGCGACCCGCCTACGAGGTCTTCGGCTCTGTGTGCGCCGCCGACGGCGGCGGGCCGGGAGCGGGAGCGCCCGCGGGCACCGGAGGCGGCGCCGCGGGCGCGGGGAGCTCAG AGGCCAAGTTACAGAAGTTTGACGTATTCCCCAAGACGCTGCTTCAGGCAGGCCGCGCAGGCAGCCCGCAGCCGCCGCCGGGAAAGCCCTTATCACCCGACGGCGCGGACTCTGGTCCCGGGACATCGTCCCCAGAGGTGCGAGCAGGCTCGGGCTCGGAGAACGGCGACGGCGAGTCCTTTTCTGGGTCGCCCCTGGCCCGGGCCTCCAAAGAGGCAGGTGGCAGCTGCCCAGGCAGCGCTGGCCCCGGAGGCGGCGGCGAGGAGGACAGCCCGGGATCCACCAGCCCTCTGGGTTCAGAATCCGGTTCCGAGGTCGACAAAGAAGAGGCAGAGGCCGCTCCCGCGCCCGGGCTGGGCGGGGGCCCGGGTCCACGACAGCGGACGCCGCTAGACATCTTGACGCGCGTCTTCCCGGGCCACCGGCGGGGTGTCCTGGAGCTAGTGTTGCAGGGCTGCGGCGGCGACGTGGTGCAGGCTATCGAGCAGGTGCTGAACCACCACCGCGGGGGCCTGGCGGCCGGCCTCGGCCCCGCCGTGCCCCCCGATAAGGCCGCGGTGGGGGCAGTAGTAGCAGCGGATGACGCGTGGCCTGGCCGCGTCGACGCCGCGGCCGCTGGGGGGCCGGGGCTGCCCGCGCCGCTGCAGGCGGGCCCAGCCGCACCTCCGCACCACAGACCTTTGCTGGCCGGCGCCATGGCGCCCGGGGCGCTGGGCTCGCTGAGCAGCCGCTCGGCCTTCTCGCCACTGCAGCCCAACGCCAGTCACTTCGGTGCCGACGCGGGCGCCTACCCGCTGGGCGCGCCGCTCGGCCTCAGCCCCCTGCGCCTGGCCtactcggcggcggcggcgcacAGTCGCGGCCTGGCCTTCATGGCTCCCTACTCCACCGCCGGCCTGGTGCCCACACTCGGCTTCCGCCCGCCCATGGACTACGCCTTCAGTGATCTCATGCGCGACCGCTCGGCCGCCGCCGCTGCTGTGCACAAGGAGCCGACCTACGGCGGCGGCCTGTACGGGCCCATGGTCAATGGCGCCCCTGAGAAGCAGTAG